The sequence GCATCGACACCGATACGAGGTGCACCCCATCATGCGCACACCCAATCGCCGCGCCGTGCTCGGCACCGGAATCGCCTTCGCCGGCGGCGGACTGCTCGCCGCCTGCTCGGGCTCCGGCACCGACCACGCGGGCCACGGTGACAAGCCGCCGGCCGGCCCCGAAGGCTACGTTTCGCCCCACGGCAAGGAGGTCGCCGCCGCCGAGACGAAGCGCGCGGCATCCGCAAGCGGCTCCGTCCGCAAGGTGAAGCTCACCGCCACGCAGGCCCGCCTCGACCTGGGCGGCCGTACGGTCGGCTCCTGGGCCTACGGCGACGACCTGCCGGGCAAGGAGGTCCGCGTCACCGCCGGCGACACCCTCGCCCTCACGCTCGCCAACCACCTGCCGCAGCCCACCTCCATCCACTGGCACGGTCTGGCCCTGCGCAACGACATGGACGGCACTCCCGGCCTGACACAGCCGCCGATCAGGGCCGGGGCCTCCTACGAGTACCGCTTCGCCGCCACCCGTCCCGGCACGTACTGGTTCCACCCGCACTCCGGCGCACAGCAGGACCGCGGGCTGTACGCCCCGCTGATCGTCGAGGACCCCAAGGAGCCGCTGACGTACGACAAGGAGTGGGTCGTCGTCCTGGACGACTGGGTCGACGGCGTGGACGGCAGCACGCCTGACGCGGTGCTCGCCGAGCTCGGCAACGGCATGGGAGGCATGGGAGGCATGGACCACGGCGGTATGGACATGGGCGGACACGGCATGTCCACCATGTCGATGACCACCACCACGACGACCGCCAAGACGACCGCCGGGGAAGCCCCGTCGGCCAAGCCCTCCGGCCCGTCCCGGATGCTGATGGGCGCCACCAGCAAGCTGCTCGGCGGCGACGCGGGCGACGTGGCCTACCCGTACTACCTCGTCAACGGCCGCACGCCCGACGATCCGCAGGTCTTCCGGGCCGAGCCCGGCGACCGTATCCGCATCCGGTTCATCAACGCCGGTGGCGACACCGCCTTCCGCGTGGCCCTGGGCGGGCACGCGATGACCGTCACGCACACCGACGGCTTCCCCGTCGAGCACGCGGAGACGGACGCGCTGCTGCTGGGCATGGGCGAACGCTACGACGTCCTGGTCACCGTCAAGGACGGCGCCTTCCCGCTCACCGCGCTGGCCGAGGGCAAGAAACGGTCGGCGCTGGCGGTCCTGCGCACCGGCGGCGGCGCGGCGCCCCAGCCGTCCGTACGCCCCAAGGAGCTGGACGGACGGCTGCTGCAAGCCCGGCAGTTGAAGGCCGACGGCTCGGTCCGCCTGGAATCCGGCAGGCCCGACCGCACGATCACACTCAAGCTCACCGGCTCCATGGCCGCCTACGACTGGGCCATCAACGGCAGGAAGTACGATCCGGCGCGGCGGTATCCGGTCCGCTCGGGCGAACGCGTGCGGCTGTCCTTCGTCAACCGCACACAGATGTGGCACCCCATGCACCTGCACGGCCACACCTTCTCGTGCGGCGACGGCGGACCGCGCAAGGACACCGCGATCGTCCTGCCCGGCCGGACGCTCGACGTCGACTTCGACGCCGACAATCCGGGGCTGTGGATGATCCACTGCCATAACGTCTACCACGCCGAGTCCGGGATGATGACGGTCCTCGGCTACCGCAAGTAGCCACCGGTCCCGCCCCGCCGGAGACGCACCAGGTGCCCGCCGGCGGGGCGGTACTGCGGCGCCGCAGTGCCCCGGTGCCGCGGTACCGCCCACATCCGGGGCCCGGTTACTTCGCGCGAGCCACCTGAGTCGCGATCTTCTCCGTCAGACCGAGGCCGGCGGCGCCCATGTCAGAGGACTGGACGTTGTAGAAGGTGGTGATGACGGTCTTGCCGACCCGCGTCGCCACCAGGGTGGTGCCACCCTCCCACTCGGGGGCGGAGAGCACGGCCTTGAGCGTCTGGTCGCCCACCTTGGGGACCTCCGTGGTCTTGATCGTCACGGCCGCGGTGGTGCCGTTGGAGGTGTCCTTGAAGTGCGCGCAGTGCGTGAGCACCTTGTCCAGGCGCGTCATGACCGTTTGCGCGTCCGAGCCCCGGTAACTGTCGATCTCCTCGTTGAACTCCTCCTGGGAGGCGTTCATGAAGTCGGTTTGGGCGAAGGAGGCGCTGGGGACCCCGCTGGTCTCCACCCAGGCACTGGCCTCCAACTTCGGACATGCGCCCGCCAGATCCACGGCCTTGCTCGACGCGGGGGGCTGGAAGGCCGTACCCGTGGTACGCGAGGTGTGCGGGTCGACGTGGTAGCCCTTGGGCAGTACCGCGGCCGGAAGAAGCAGGGCCTTGAGCCGGGTGCCGTTGAGCAGGCCGGCGTTCGGGGCGCCCGCTGCGGGACGAGCCGACGGTGCGGACGCGGCCGTCGATTTCTTGCCGGCGTCACCGGGGGAACACGCGGCGAGCGCGAACGGCAGCACAGCGGCAGCGGCGACCGCCACCGAGGCACGACGAAGCTTCATGAAGCCTTCTTCTGGGTCAAGAACGAGATCAGGAAAGGAAGAGAGGCCGTCGCGGTATGG is a genomic window of Streptomyces gilvosporeus containing:
- a CDS encoding multicopper oxidase family protein yields the protein MRTPNRRAVLGTGIAFAGGGLLAACSGSGTDHAGHGDKPPAGPEGYVSPHGKEVAAAETKRAASASGSVRKVKLTATQARLDLGGRTVGSWAYGDDLPGKEVRVTAGDTLALTLANHLPQPTSIHWHGLALRNDMDGTPGLTQPPIRAGASYEYRFAATRPGTYWFHPHSGAQQDRGLYAPLIVEDPKEPLTYDKEWVVVLDDWVDGVDGSTPDAVLAELGNGMGGMGGMDHGGMDMGGHGMSTMSMTTTTTTAKTTAGEAPSAKPSGPSRMLMGATSKLLGGDAGDVAYPYYLVNGRTPDDPQVFRAEPGDRIRIRFINAGGDTAFRVALGGHAMTVTHTDGFPVEHAETDALLLGMGERYDVLVTVKDGAFPLTALAEGKKRSALAVLRTGGGAAPQPSVRPKELDGRLLQARQLKADGSVRLESGRPDRTITLKLTGSMAAYDWAINGRKYDPARRYPVRSGERVRLSFVNRTQMWHPMHLHGHTFSCGDGGPRKDTAIVLPGRTLDVDFDADNPGLWMIHCHNVYHAESGMMTVLGYRK